The Mycolicibacterium parafortuitum nucleotide sequence GGCAGCACGACGGTCACGACGTCGCCGTCGCTGCCAGCGCGGGCGGTCCGGCCGGACCGGTGCAGGTAGGCCTTGTGCTCCATCGGCGGGTCGACGTGCACGACCAGCTCGACGTTGTCGACGTGCACACCGCGCGCGGCGATGTCGGTGGCGACCAGCACCCGGGCCTCGCCGCTGGAGAACGCCGCGAGGTTGCGCTCACGGGCCGGCTGGGACAGGTTTCCGTGCAGATCCACCGACGGCACACCGGCCTCGGTGAGCTGCTTGGCGAGCTTGCGCGCCTGATGCTTGGTGCGCATGAACAGGATCCGGCGTCCGGTGCCCGATGCGAGCCGGTGCACGAGATCCTTCTTCTCCTGCACACCACCGACATGGAACACGTGGTGGGTCATCTGCGCGGGCGCCTCGGCGGCCTCGTTGACCGAGTGCAGCACCGGGTTGTTCAGGAATCGGCGCACCAGCTTGTCCACCCCGTTGTCCAGGGTGGCCGAGAACAGCAGCCGCTGGCCGCCGTTCGGGGTCGCGGCCAGGATGCGGGTCACGCCGGGCAGGAAGCCGAGATCGGCCATGTGGTCGGCCTCGTCGAGCACGGTGACCGTGACGTTGTCGAGGCTGATCACCTTCTGCTGCATCAGATCTTCGAGGCGGCCCGGGCACGCGACGACGATGTCGACGCCGGCGCGCAGCGCGGAGACCTGCCTGCCCTGTGAGACACCGCCGTAGATGGTGGTGACACGCAGACCTGCTGCTGCCGCAAGGGGTTCCAGCGTCGCGGTGATCTGGGTGGCCAGCTCGCGGGTCGGCGCAAGCACCAGGCCGGTGGGCCGCGACGCCTGCCGGCGACCCCCGGACAGGGCGGCCACCAGCGGGATGGAGAACGCGAGAGTCTTTCCGCTGCCGGTCTTTCCGCGGCCGAGCACGTCACGCCCGGACAGCGAGTCGGGCAGCGTGGCCTCTTGGATCGGGAACGGTGCGGCGATGCCCTGCGCGGTCAGTGCGCGCACCAGCGGTGCGGGCACGCCGAGGTCGGCGAAGGTCGCCGTGGTGGACGACGCTGTGGCTGCCTGAGTGGCGGTTTCGGTGGAGATGATGGAGTCCTGTCTTTCACGGTCTTGTCGGGCAGCGTGTGCCCGGCAGCCGCGACGGAGGTCCGTCCAGCGGAAGTGCGCACACAATGGTGGCGATGGCGCCACACAAGAGCTGTTGGGTGTGTCGGCGGGTCTGAATGCGGGACCTACGTTGGCCGTGCACGGCCGACATCGGGTCCGACTCTACCGGACCGGGGTCCGAACGTCGCATTCACCCTGTTCAGAATGTCGCGAACTCGGCCAGGCCGGCCGCCAGCGCGATCGGCACCCGCGCTTTGATCCGGGTGCCCGCCTCCAGGTGGTCGACCGCGTCGACCCGCCCCTCGGCGTGCACACGGTTCACCAGATCGCCTCTGCTGTAGGGGATCGTGACGTCGATCACCGCGTCGCGCGGGGCGATCATCTCGGCCAACCGCGCCTGCAGCCGGTCGAGGCCCTCCCCGGTGTGCGCCGAGACGAACACCGCATCCGGCAACGCGCGCCGCAGCTGAGCCACCGCGAGATCGTCGGCGGCGTCAATCTTGTTGACCACCAACAACTCCGGCGGCAATGGCGCGTCTGAATCGGTGGCCACCTCGCGCAGCACGGTGCGTACCGCGTTGATCTGGGCGAGCGGGTTGGCGTCGGCGCCGTCGACGACATGCAGGAGCAGTTCGGCGTCGACGACCTCTTCCAGTGTCGAGCGGAACGCCTCGACGAGCTGGGTGGGCAGATGCCGCACGAACCCGACGGTGTCGGTCAGCACGAACTCCCGCCCGTCGGCGAGTTCGCCACGGCGCGTGGTGGGTTCGAGGGTGGCGAACAATGCGTTCTCCACCAGCACACCGGCGCCGGTGAGCGCGTTGAGCAGGCTGGACTTGCCTGCGTTGGTGTAGCCGACGATGGCGACCGACGGCACGTCACTGGCGAGCCTGCGGCTGCGCTGGGTGTCGCGGACCTGCTTCATGTCACGAATCTCGCGGCGCAGCTTCGACATCCGCTCACGGATGCGGCGCCGGTCGGTTTCGATCTTCGTCTCACCGGGTCCGCGGGTACCGACGCCGCCGCCCGCACCACCGGCGCGGCCGCCTGCCTGACGCGACATCGACTCGCCCCAGCCGCGCAGCCTCGGCAGCATGTACTCCATCTGTGCGAGTGACACCTGCGCCTTGCCCTCGCGGCTGGTGGCGTGCTGGGCGAAGATGTCGAGGATCAGTGCGGTGCGATCGATGACCTTGACCTTGACGACCTTCTCCAGCGCGTTGAGCTGAGCGGGGCTCAGTTCGCCGTCGCAGATCACGGTGTCGGCGCCGGTGGCGAGCACGATCTCGCGCAGTTCCACGGCCTTGCCGGAGCCGATGTAGGTCGACGGGTCGGGTTTGTCGCGGCGCTGGATCAGCCCTTCGAGTACCTCGGAGCCGGCGGTCTCGGCCAGGGCGGCCAGTTCGGCGAGGCTTTCGTCGGCGTCGGCGGCGGTGCCGTCGGTCCAGACGCCGACCAGCACCACGCGCTCGAGGCGCAGCTGCCGGTATTCGACCTCGGAGACGTCGTCGAGTTCGGTGGACAGCCCGGCGACACGGCGCAGCGCGGTACGGTCTTCCAGGGCCAGCTCGCCGACGCTGGGAGTGTTGTCGGGGAATTCGGGATGGGTCATAGGCGAATAAAGATTCGCACGAACATCACTTCTCATGCACCCCGATTAACGCGGCGGCCGTCGCGACCATTCCCGTCATGTCTGCGCCGCCCACCATCGGTCGGCGAGTTCGCCGCGGGCCACCAGCACCGACGGGCCGCGCAGATAGCTGTTGGCGTCGGTGATCGTGACGGTGACCTCACCGCCGGGGATACGCACCTGCAGCGCACCGGTCTGCGCGCCCTCGTGCGCCAGGGCCGCGACCGCCGCGGCCACCGTGCCGGTACCGCAGGACCTGGTCTCGCCGACTCCGCGCTCGTGCACCCGCATCGAGACCGCGCCGTCGCGAGGGGCGGTGAGCACCTCGACGTTGACCCCGTCGGGGAACTGCGCGGCGTCGAAACTCACCGGCGCCGCCACATCGAGCGCGATCAGCTCGTCGGGAGTCAGGGTGGCGTCGACACACGCCAGGTGCGGGTTCCCGACGTCGACGGCGAGCCCGGTGAACGTCCGGCCGCCGACGGTCGCAGCACCGGCGCCGTGCTGGTTCGCCTTGCCCATCTCGACGGTGACCTCGGCCGTGACGTCGTCGACCGAGTGCAGCACGACCGGCCGCGGGCCGGCCAGGGAGCCGACGACGAACTCGGCGCGCTGCTCCAGGCCGCTGGCGCGCAGGTAATGCGCGAATACCCGCACCCCGTTACCGCACATCTCGGCGACCGAACCGTCGGCGTTGCGGTAGTCCATGAACCAGTCGTCGGCGGCGACGCCGTCGGGCAGCCGCTCGAACACGCCCGCGGCCAGCGCCGCGCCGGCGGTGGTGACCCGCAGCAACCCGTCCGCGCCGAGCCCGCGCCGACGGTCGCACAGCGCGGCGACCGCACCGGGGGTCAGCGTCAGCGCTGCGGACAGGTCGGGCAGCACCACGAAGTCGTTCTGCGTGCCGTGCCCTTTGGCGAACTCCACCTGGTCAGGATACGGCGCGCAAGATGCGCAGGACGTCGTCGACCTTGCGGTCCGACCCACCGTCGAGCCAGTGGATGCGGTGATCACGGCGGAACCACGACCGCTGCCTGCGCACGTAGCGGCGGGTTCCGATGAAGGTGGGTTCGCGGGCGGCGCTGCCGTCGCCACCGGCGTCCAGGTCGGCCAACACCTGCGCGTAGCCGAGCGCGCGGGCCGCGGTGACGCCGTCGCGCAGCCCGCGCCCGAACAGCATCTGCACCTCCTCGACCAGGCCGCGCTCGAACATCAGGTCGGTGCGGCGCCGCAGTCGGTCGTCGAGAACCGCGGTGTCCCAGTCCAGTCCGATGATCACGGTGCCCCAGCGCGGCGCGCCGATGGTGGGCGCCGACGCGGCGAAGGGCCGGCCCGTGAGTTCCACGACCTCCAGCGCCCGCACGATGCGGCGGCCGTCGGTCGGCAGGATCGACGCCGCGGCGGCCGGGTCGACCGCTGCCAGCTCACCGTGCAGCGCGGCGACCCCGACCTCGGCGAGGCGTTGTTCCCAGCGTGCCCGCACCGCCGGGTCGGTGGCCGGGAAGGACCACTGATCCAGCAGCGACTGCACGTAGAGCATGGAACCGCCGACCATGACCGGCAGCGCGCCGCGCGCGGCGATGGCCTCGACGTCGGCGGCGGCGGCCTGCTGGTAGCGGGCCACGCTCGCGGTTTCGGTGACTTCGAGGACGTCGAGCTGGTGGTGTGGCAAGCCGTGCCGTTCGTGTACCGCGAGCTTCGCGGTGCCGATGTCCATACCGCGGTAGAGCTGCATCGCGTCGGCGTTGACCACCTCGACCGCGAGGTCACCGGCGAGCGCATCGGCCACTGCCAGCGCCAGATCCGACTTGCCGGTGCCGGTCGGGCCGACGATCGCCAGCGGACGCACCGCAGTCATGGCGTC carries:
- a CDS encoding DEAD/DEAH box helicase; this translates as MSTETATQAATASSTTATFADLGVPAPLVRALTAQGIAAPFPIQEATLPDSLSGRDVLGRGKTGSGKTLAFSIPLVAALSGGRRQASRPTGLVLAPTRELATQITATLEPLAAAAGLRVTTIYGGVSQGRQVSALRAGVDIVVACPGRLEDLMQQKVISLDNVTVTVLDEADHMADLGFLPGVTRILAATPNGGQRLLFSATLDNGVDKLVRRFLNNPVLHSVNEAAEAPAQMTHHVFHVGGVQEKKDLVHRLASGTGRRILFMRTKHQARKLAKQLTEAGVPSVDLHGNLSQPARERNLAAFSSGEARVLVATDIAARGVHVDNVELVVHVDPPMEHKAYLHRSGRTARAGSDGDVVTVVLPEQRRDTQALLRKAGISVRPRDVRADSPEVVALVGEIAPLRAPAPTVAPAAKPAAKRPDHHRAPRGGHQDRTSRGPRRRRPRQGAQAQRGASTGG
- the hflX gene encoding GTPase HflX; this encodes MTHPEFPDNTPSVGELALEDRTALRRVAGLSTELDDVSEVEYRQLRLERVVLVGVWTDGTAADADESLAELAALAETAGSEVLEGLIQRRDKPDPSTYIGSGKAVELREIVLATGADTVICDGELSPAQLNALEKVVKVKVIDRTALILDIFAQHATSREGKAQVSLAQMEYMLPRLRGWGESMSRQAGGRAGGAGGGVGTRGPGETKIETDRRRIRERMSKLRREIRDMKQVRDTQRSRRLASDVPSVAIVGYTNAGKSSLLNALTGAGVLVENALFATLEPTTRRGELADGREFVLTDTVGFVRHLPTQLVEAFRSTLEEVVDAELLLHVVDGADANPLAQINAVRTVLREVATDSDAPLPPELLVVNKIDAADDLAVAQLRRALPDAVFVSAHTGEGLDRLQARLAEMIAPRDAVIDVTIPYSRGDLVNRVHAEGRVDAVDHLEAGTRIKARVPIALAAGLAEFATF
- the miaA gene encoding tRNA (adenosine(37)-N6)-dimethylallyltransferase MiaA translates to MTAVRPLAIVGPTGTGKSDLALAVADALAGDLAVEVVNADAMQLYRGMDIGTAKLAVHERHGLPHHQLDVLEVTETASVARYQQAAAADVEAIAARGALPVMVGGSMLYVQSLLDQWSFPATDPAVRARWEQRLAEVGVAALHGELAAVDPAAAASILPTDGRRIVRALEVVELTGRPFAASAPTIGAPRWGTVIIGLDWDTAVLDDRLRRRTDLMFERGLVEEVQMLFGRGLRDGVTAARALGYAQVLADLDAGGDGSAAREPTFIGTRRYVRRQRSWFRRDHRIHWLDGGSDRKVDDVLRILRAVS
- the dapF gene encoding diaminopimelate epimerase, which produces MEFAKGHGTQNDFVVLPDLSAALTLTPGAVAALCDRRRGLGADGLLRVTTAGAALAAGVFERLPDGVAADDWFMDYRNADGSVAEMCGNGVRVFAHYLRASGLEQRAEFVVGSLAGPRPVVLHSVDDVTAEVTVEMGKANQHGAGAATVGGRTFTGLAVDVGNPHLACVDATLTPDELIALDVAAPVSFDAAQFPDGVNVEVLTAPRDGAVSMRVHERGVGETRSCGTGTVAAAVAALAHEGAQTGALQVRIPGGEVTVTITDANSYLRGPSVLVARGELADRWWAAQT